Proteins encoded by one window of Mariniplasma anaerobium:
- a CDS encoding MBL fold metallo-hydrolase has translation MEIKSFILSMYRSNCYIVYHNKKAIIIDPGEESQKVVDFIKDNDLEVILIYATHGHVDHVAGIKYLKDIFNAKTYGPKKDEIWFTNQNYNRLGYPIPIDSYVSEGDQIILDDIVFDIYDIPGHSKGGTILYNKDYNICFSGDTLFHQTIGRTDLPFGDFDEIKASIHKMYDLFLDETKVYPGHGISTTIGFEKLHNQYVKN, from the coding sequence ATGGAAATTAAAAGTTTTATTTTAAGTATGTATAGAAGTAACTGTTATATTGTTTATCATAACAAAAAAGCAATCATTATCGATCCAGGTGAAGAAAGCCAAAAAGTTGTGGATTTTATTAAAGATAATGATTTAGAAGTTATCTTAATATACGCAACCCATGGACATGTTGATCATGTTGCAGGTATTAAATACTTAAAAGATATCTTTAATGCAAAGACATATGGACCTAAAAAAGATGAGATTTGGTTTACCAATCAAAATTATAATCGATTAGGCTATCCTATACCAATAGACTCTTATGTATCTGAAGGTGACCAAATCATCCTAGATGATATTGTTTTTGACATCTATGATATACCAGGACATTCTAAAGGTGGTACCATCTTGTATAATAAAGATTATAATATCTGTTTTTCAGGAGACACTTTATTTCATCAAACAATTGGTAGAACAGATTTGCCATTTGGAGATTTTGATGAGATTAAAGCAAGCATCCATAAAATGTATGATTTATTTTTAGATGAGACAAAAGTTTATCCAGGACATGGTATATCAACGACAATAGGATTTGAAAAACTTCATAATCAATACGTTAAAAATTAA
- the cdd gene encoding cytidine deaminase produces the protein MKNIEQAKLARNKAYVPYSKFKVGAAILLKDGTYIHGANIENASYPLANCAERSALFSLLSQGYKKEDIVSMTIIADSEHPISPCGACRQVMHELMPKDTPIYLANLKGEVKETDPDDLLPYAFETFDEDHDA, from the coding sequence ATGAAAAACATTGAACAAGCTAAATTAGCTAGAAATAAAGCATATGTACCTTATTCAAAATTTAAAGTAGGTGCAGCAATTCTGTTAAAAGATGGCACATACATTCATGGAGCAAATATAGAAAACGCTAGTTATCCTTTGGCTAACTGTGCTGAAAGAAGCGCCTTGTTTTCTTTGCTAAGCCAGGGATATAAAAAAGAAGATATAGTTTCAATGACAATTATTGCAGATTCTGAACATCCTATCTCACCATGTGGTGCGTGTAGACAAGTGATGCATGAACTCATGCCAAAAGATACACCTATTTATCTTGCAAATCTAAAAGGAGAAGTAAAAGAAACTGATCCTGATGATTTACTACCATACGCATTTGAAACTTTTGATGAGGATCACGATGCATAA
- a CDS encoding PhoH family protein, with the protein MKLNQQIHHAESISRLVGVQDRNLLVFKQYLGVLVSVRGSEIFTDAPKEKLPILEAIFAVLVKLAEHQIQYNERDVMYIIKLAEKNQLDGVFDLYINREKILINDQGKSIYPKTFNQKHYIKAIENYDLVFGVGPAGTGKTYLAVSAAVRELKKGKVRKLVLTRPVVEAGESLGFLPGDLKEKVDPYLVPLYDALYEMLGVQTTLSLLEKGVIEIAPLAYMRGRTLENAFVILDEAQNTTKAQMKMFLTRLGFSSKMVITGDPSQTDLKHNIESGLSHVLSILDDMQDIKVVKFGNIDVVRHPLVQHILERYDRHEN; encoded by the coding sequence ATGAAATTAAATCAACAAATTCATCATGCGGAATCGATTTCTCGATTAGTTGGAGTTCAGGATCGTAACTTATTAGTTTTCAAGCAATATTTAGGAGTTTTAGTCTCAGTAAGGGGATCGGAAATTTTTACTGATGCACCTAAAGAAAAACTCCCTATCTTGGAAGCTATTTTTGCTGTTTTGGTTAAGCTTGCAGAACATCAAATTCAGTATAATGAAAGAGATGTTATGTATATCATAAAGTTAGCTGAAAAAAATCAATTAGATGGAGTTTTTGACCTATATATAAATAGAGAAAAAATATTAATTAATGATCAAGGAAAAAGTATTTATCCAAAAACGTTCAATCAAAAACATTATATAAAAGCTATTGAAAATTATGATTTAGTTTTTGGTGTGGGACCAGCGGGTACAGGTAAAACTTATTTAGCTGTAAGTGCTGCAGTTAGAGAGTTAAAAAAAGGTAAAGTTAGAAAACTAGTTTTAACTAGACCAGTTGTTGAAGCGGGAGAATCATTAGGTTTCTTACCAGGTGATTTAAAAGAAAAAGTTGATCCTTACTTAGTTCCTTTATATGACGCACTTTATGAAATGCTTGGTGTACAAACAACATTATCTTTATTAGAAAAAGGTGTTATAGAAATTGCACCACTAGCCTACATGAGAGGAAGAACTTTAGAAAATGCTTTTGTTATATTAGATGAAGCACAAAATACGACTAAAGCACAAATGAAAATGTTTCTAACAAGACTTGGATTCTCATCAAAGATGGTCATCACAGGTGACCCATCACAAACTGACTTAAAACATAATATCGAAAGTGGATTATCACATGTATTATCTATCTTAGATGATATGCAAGATATTAAAGTTGTTAAATTTGGAAATATTGATGTTGTTAGACACCCACTTGTTCAACATATTCTTGAAAGGTATGATCGACATGAAAATTAA
- a CDS encoding RsmE family RNA methyltransferase — MAQRYFLTKNDFENKSITTDDKHHILKVMRMRSNDFIEVCYLKTCYLAKLSINEQQISYEIIDTLAQRRSVDVTLIQGLPKGNKIDIISKYATMFGVSKMLFVQMDRSIAKEKNSDNKIRRLNLITKEAAELAHRFDIPEIAFFKSLKDIDFKTFDLILLADENEKTIMLNTVVKTTDLDKKIALIIGPEGGISDSERVFFNQKNAHIISLGDNILPTEIAAIYALSYISVKNTELF, encoded by the coding sequence ATGGCACAACGTTATTTTTTAACAAAAAATGATTTTGAAAATAAATCAATTACAACCGATGATAAACACCATATTCTTAAAGTCATGCGTATGAGATCAAATGACTTCATTGAAGTGTGTTATCTTAAGACATGTTATCTTGCAAAACTCTCAATAAATGAGCAACAAATAAGCTATGAAATCATTGATACATTAGCGCAAAGAAGAAGTGTAGATGTCACATTAATTCAAGGACTACCAAAAGGTAATAAAATAGATATTATCAGTAAATATGCAACGATGTTTGGAGTTTCTAAAATGTTATTTGTTCAAATGGATCGTTCAATTGCTAAAGAGAAGAATAGTGATAATAAAATAAGAAGGCTGAATTTAATTACAAAAGAAGCAGCTGAGCTTGCTCATCGCTTTGATATTCCTGAAATAGCATTTTTCAAATCTTTGAAAGATATAGATTTTAAGACTTTTGATTTGATTTTATTAGCAGATGAAAATGAAAAAACAATAATGCTAAATACAGTTGTAAAAACAACTGATTTAGATAAGAAAATAGCCTTAATTATTGGTCCAGAAGGTGGTATATCTGATAGTGAAAGAGTATTTTTTAATCAAAAAAACGCGCATATAATTTCACTTGGAGATAACATTTTACCAACAGAAATAGCAGCGATTTATGCTCTATCCTACATATCTGTTAAAAATACTGAATTATTTTGA
- the ybeY gene encoding rRNA maturation RNase YbeY yields the protein MKINIHNQTDESIKEVKLVLNKVFKTVDDPSSMEIILVTQEMIHQMNLKFRDIDRPTDVLSFINDDQDIESLGDIFISLEQARIQALDYDHSFAREVGFLAVHGYLHLKGYDHHSDIEEEEMIKAQEEILNKADLKRRN from the coding sequence ATGAAAATTAACATTCATAATCAAACTGATGAATCCATTAAAGAAGTCAAATTAGTTTTAAACAAAGTATTTAAAACAGTTGATGATCCATCAAGTATGGAAATCATATTGGTTACCCAAGAAATGATTCATCAAATGAATTTAAAATTTAGAGATATAGATCGTCCTACAGATGTTTTAAGTTTTATAAATGATGATCAAGATATAGAATCTTTAGGAGATATATTTATCTCATTAGAACAAGCAAGAATTCAAGCACTTGATTATGATCACTCATTTGCAAGAGAAGTTGGTTTTCTTGCGGTGCATGGATATCTTCATTTGAAAGGCTATGATCATCATAGCGATATTGAAGAAGAAGAAATGATTAAAGCTCAAGAAGAAATATTAAATAAAGCGGATTTAAAAAGGAGAAATTAA
- the secG gene encoding preprotein translocase subunit SecG: protein MLWIDWIAIISAVLLIVAVLLQSSEDNIQDAFSGEKSELFKNKKIRGMELFLTRASIVLSIIMIVSVVLSNNIR, encoded by the coding sequence ATGCTTTGGATAGATTGGATAGCAATTATTTCTGCTGTTCTACTAATTGTAGCTGTATTATTACAATCATCAGAAGATAATATACAAGATGCATTTAGTGGAGAAAAATCTGAGTTATTTAAAAACAAGAAAATACGTGGTATGGAATTATTTCTAACACGTGCTTCAATCGTTTTATCAATTATAATGATTGTTTCAGTTGTTTTATCAAATAATATTAGATAA
- the cysK gene encoding cysteine synthase A, giving the protein MKIANSYIELIGKTPLLRLNNYEKLVGAKAQIIVKLENFNPLSSVKDRLAFALIDTIERQGLVKPDSVFIEPTSGNTGIGLAFICAAKGYKLILVMPESVTEERVMIVKGLGAEVILTKKEAGMKGSIELAKSLVEKNPNYIMPLQFENLANPEIHRKTTALEILEDTDHQVDFFVAGVGTGGTITGVGEVLKKDNKNVKIIAVEPEGSPMISKGIAGPHKIQGIGAGFIPSVLNLDIIDQIITVSDEDAFETTRTLARVEGVFAGISSGANLYAATQLALKEENKGKRIVAIVCDTGERYLSTTLYK; this is encoded by the coding sequence ATGAAAATAGCAAACAGTTATATAGAATTAATAGGAAAAACACCATTGTTAAGATTAAACAATTACGAAAAATTAGTTGGAGCAAAAGCCCAAATCATTGTAAAACTAGAAAACTTTAATCCTTTAAGTAGCGTTAAAGATCGCCTAGCGTTTGCTTTAATAGATACTATTGAACGTCAAGGTTTAGTTAAACCTGATTCAGTATTTATAGAACCTACAAGTGGGAACACCGGTATAGGGTTGGCATTTATATGTGCAGCTAAAGGCTATAAACTCATTCTAGTCATGCCAGAATCTGTTACAGAGGAAAGAGTCATGATTGTTAAAGGGTTAGGCGCAGAAGTTATTTTAACTAAAAAAGAGGCAGGCATGAAGGGTTCAATCGAACTTGCTAAATCTTTAGTTGAAAAAAATCCTAATTATATTATGCCCCTACAATTTGAAAATCTTGCGAATCCTGAAATCCATAGAAAAACTACAGCATTAGAAATTTTAGAAGATACAGATCACCAAGTTGATTTCTTTGTTGCTGGAGTAGGAACAGGTGGAACCATCACAGGTGTTGGCGAAGTATTAAAAAAAGATAATAAAAATGTCAAAATCATTGCTGTTGAACCTGAAGGTTCACCAATGATATCAAAAGGTATCGCAGGCCCACATAAAATACAAGGTATTGGTGCAGGATTTATTCCAAGTGTTTTAAATCTTGATATCATAGATCAAATCATTACAGTTAGTGATGAAGATGCTTTTGAGACAACAAGAACCTTAGCTAGAGTTGAAGGTGTCTTTGCGGGTATCTCATCAGGTGCAAATTTATATGCAGCAACTCAACTAGCATTAAAAGAAGAAAATAAAGGGAAGAGGATTGTTGCGATTGTTTGCGATACTGGCGAACGTTATCTATCGACAACATTATATAAATAA
- the rpsU gene encoding 30S ribosomal protein S21, whose amino-acid sequence MPKTIVREKESLEDALRRFKRDVSKSGNLQEARKREFYVKPSVERKDRQRAARAKKK is encoded by the coding sequence ATGCCTAAAACAATCGTTCGCGAAAAAGAATCACTAGAAGATGCTTTACGTCGTTTTAAACGTGATGTTTCTAAGTCAGGAAACCTCCAAGAAGCGAGAAAACGTGAGTTTTACGTTAAACCAAGTGTAGAACGTAAAGACCGCCAACGCGCAGCACGCGCTAAGAAAAAGTAA
- a CDS encoding HD domain-containing phosphohydrolase codes for MKVLIAEDNRLNRISLTSFLEEIGMEVMAAKDGEEAYKLWETFLPQVLITDLQMPKIDGISLIKKIRQNDNYNYTFIIVVTADKNLEVLEKSFEVGADDYISKPFKKIELQHRVKAAERLIGLFENEHIVYALAQLTETRDLDTGKHIERLSAYSKVLASALKNNPKYSKKISNRFLDNIAISSVLHDIGKVGIPDSILTKPGVFTKDEREIMKEHTMIGFKTIQSIAKKYPKIKYLETAGEIARWHHERFDGTGYPDGLKGENIPVSARIVAVADVYDALRSHRVYKKALTHEESKAVLIEGSGTHFDPDIIDAFLSVENYFSKTKY; via the coding sequence ATGAAAGTATTGATAGCAGAGGATAATCGATTAAATCGTATTTCACTAACATCTTTTCTTGAAGAAATTGGGATGGAAGTTATGGCGGCAAAAGATGGTGAAGAAGCATATAAATTATGGGAAACCTTTCTACCACAAGTACTTATAACAGATTTACAAATGCCTAAGATTGATGGGATTAGTTTGATAAAGAAAATCAGACAAAATGATAATTATAACTATACATTTATCATAGTAGTAACTGCGGATAAGAATTTAGAAGTGTTAGAAAAAAGTTTTGAAGTTGGAGCCGATGATTACATAAGTAAACCATTTAAAAAAATCGAACTCCAACATCGCGTTAAAGCTGCCGAACGACTTATTGGTTTATTCGAGAATGAGCATATAGTTTATGCATTAGCACAACTAACAGAAACAAGAGATTTAGATACTGGGAAACATATAGAACGGCTTAGCGCATATTCAAAAGTTTTAGCAAGTGCATTAAAAAACAATCCAAAATACTCAAAGAAAATTTCTAATAGATTTTTAGATAATATTGCTATATCGAGTGTTTTACATGACATTGGAAAAGTAGGAATTCCAGATTCTATATTAACTAAGCCAGGAGTTTTCACCAAAGATGAACGAGAGATAATGAAAGAGCATACCATGATTGGATTTAAGACTATTCAGTCTATTGCAAAAAAATATCCTAAAATAAAATATTTAGAGACTGCTGGAGAGATTGCTCGTTGGCATCATGAGCGTTTTGATGGAACTGGATATCCTGATGGATTAAAAGGAGAGAATATTCCTGTTTCAGCTAGAATTGTTGCAGTGGCAGATGTGTATGATGCACTTAGGAGTCATCGTGTCTATAAAAAAGCTTTGACACATGAGGAGTCTAAAGCAGTTTTAATTGAGGGTAGTGGTACCCATTTTGATCCAGATATTATTGATGCATTTTTAAGTGTTGAAAACTATTTTAGCAAAACTAAATACTAA
- a CDS encoding response regulator, whose amino-acid sequence MNQALKMVGEFMKMDRVYVFLYYFDENYTENTFEWCNKDIKPEIDGLKHVPLDHILENWVKPHLNHENVYIENVENLPKNSELYAVLSPQKIKSLLTIPMFNENKCIGFVGFDSVKEINHLEDNDTMLLKILAELISNLHIKKNSFDQMNQVLMINKQIRQNLETFFNRVDDFLFVLDEQGKIINVNNVVIEKLGYKQDEIIGESILKIHQVEDYDEAKRLVKGMISGDVDFCPLPPILTKSGKKIPVESKVTHGIWNGKPALFGVSKDITLLKISEDKFKKLFHSNPSASMLITLKDKKIIEANESFYTLFEFSEDEVINNTPIELGIITDKLYQTIYGEDKYNSSIEVELKTKSGESKFVILKSDKIDINDYTYIYTILNDVTKLNKTKQALDEINEKNRIKAITENNAKTQFLAEMSHEIRTPLNGIFNLIYLLRNTNLSQQQREYLETASNSANSLSIIINDILDLSKIEAGKTISITRKTNLESEVYEIVNVHKHSAIEKGITFNCDFDYDIPQYINIDRKHLRQILINLISNAIKYTDHGSVTFRIQLESKNNDNIVLGFAVIDTGIGISKESIEFLTDKFYQVDNQSTRENVGTGLGLTITNKLVQLLDSELQIDSTLGEGSMFSFSLNIKNNYDSISAPFQDLKKTKILFIQNNADDVDRHETMFNSMNIVITKISLNTYLETWMTLPLFDYIRISPELHQYSDLMNILSSISSRKFLILNNSDEFPLEQIKKVNIHHTFITPFCRQEVYNYLIKSDSKLKPISQIKLDKLLKNYHILIVDDNRINRMSLSMILSKYGFTITSAKDGFEAFDLIKETDFDLILLDVQMPGMNGYELTEKVRNLGEKYEDLVIVTLTANAFQDDVNKGKAVGVNGTITKPIDPEKIIVIIKEYLKLDVDSKQNSFSKIQIPNHLISFNSNKFLQHFGDSKDLIENLAASYLEDYQNDIDKIDTAIAQHDFLSIEKATHYFISSCSTLCADRLYWVSEYIKNEAKNKKISSIIALNKILKEESIEFAKTLSNWIHNRNIS is encoded by the coding sequence ATCAATCAAGCGCTTAAGATGGTTGGAGAATTCATGAAAATGGACCGAGTATATGTTTTTTTATATTATTTTGATGAAAACTATACTGAAAATACATTTGAATGGTGTAACAAAGATATTAAGCCAGAAATTGATGGACTTAAACATGTTCCATTAGATCATATACTTGAAAACTGGGTTAAGCCACATTTAAATCATGAAAACGTTTATATTGAGAATGTAGAAAATTTACCAAAAAATAGTGAGTTATATGCAGTATTATCACCCCAAAAAATAAAATCACTTTTAACAATTCCAATGTTTAATGAGAACAAATGTATAGGATTTGTGGGTTTTGATTCAGTTAAAGAAATTAATCATTTAGAAGATAATGATACAATGTTGTTAAAAATATTAGCAGAATTAATATCAAACTTGCATATAAAGAAAAATAGTTTTGATCAAATGAATCAAGTGTTAATGATCAATAAGCAAATAAGACAAAATTTAGAAACTTTTTTTAATAGAGTTGATGATTTTCTTTTCGTTTTAGATGAGCAAGGTAAGATTATTAATGTTAACAATGTTGTGATTGAGAAATTAGGATATAAACAGGATGAAATTATAGGCGAATCTATTCTAAAAATTCATCAAGTCGAAGACTACGATGAAGCTAAAAGACTCGTTAAAGGCATGATTTCAGGAGATGTTGATTTTTGTCCATTGCCACCAATCTTAACAAAATCAGGTAAAAAAATACCAGTGGAATCAAAAGTTACACACGGTATTTGGAATGGTAAACCAGCGCTTTTTGGCGTATCTAAAGATATCACACTTCTTAAAATTTCAGAAGATAAATTTAAAAAGTTATTTCATTCTAATCCATCAGCAAGTATGTTAATCACTCTAAAAGACAAGAAGATTATCGAAGCTAATGAATCTTTTTATACACTTTTTGAATTTTCAGAAGATGAAGTCATCAATAATACACCTATAGAACTTGGTATTATCACTGATAAGCTATATCAAACTATATATGGAGAAGATAAATATAATTCATCCATTGAAGTTGAGTTAAAAACTAAAAGCGGTGAATCTAAATTTGTTATATTAAAGTCTGATAAAATTGATATAAATGATTATACTTATATATATACTATTTTAAATGATGTAACAAAGCTTAATAAAACTAAGCAGGCATTAGATGAGATTAATGAAAAAAATCGAATAAAAGCTATCACAGAAAACAATGCCAAAACTCAATTTTTAGCTGAAATGAGCCATGAAATCCGAACACCTTTAAATGGGATTTTTAATTTAATATATTTATTAAGAAATACAAATTTATCGCAACAACAGCGGGAATATCTTGAAACAGCAAGTAATTCAGCCAACTCATTATCAATTATTATTAACGATATTCTTGACTTATCAAAAATAGAAGCTGGCAAGACTATAAGCATAACTCGAAAAACAAATCTTGAATCTGAAGTATACGAAATTGTTAATGTGCATAAGCACTCAGCAATTGAAAAAGGGATTACATTTAATTGTGATTTTGACTATGATATTCCACAATACATAAATATAGATAGAAAACATTTGCGACAAATTTTAATAAATCTTATTAGCAATGCAATAAAATACACTGATCATGGTAGTGTTACTTTTAGAATCCAACTAGAAAGCAAAAACAACGATAATATTGTCCTTGGGTTTGCGGTCATTGATACGGGTATAGGCATTTCAAAAGAATCAATTGAGTTTTTAACAGATAAATTTTATCAAGTAGATAATCAAAGCACTCGAGAGAATGTTGGGACTGGCTTAGGATTAACAATTACGAATAAATTGGTTCAATTACTTGATAGTGAATTACAAATTGATAGCACTTTAGGTGAAGGAAGTATGTTTTCATTCTCATTAAACATTAAAAACAATTATGATTCTATATCAGCGCCTTTTCAAGACTTAAAAAAAACCAAAATTCTTTTCATACAAAACAATGCTGATGATGTAGACAGACATGAAACAATGTTTAATTCAATGAATATTGTTATAACTAAAATATCGCTAAATACTTATTTAGAAACTTGGATGACTTTACCTTTGTTTGATTATATTAGGATTAGTCCAGAATTACATCAATATAGCGATTTAATGAACATATTATCATCGATTTCTAGTCGAAAATTTTTGATATTAAATAACTCCGATGAATTTCCTCTTGAGCAAATAAAAAAAGTCAATATTCATCATACATTTATCACCCCTTTTTGTAGACAAGAAGTATATAACTATTTAATAAAATCAGATAGTAAGCTAAAACCTATATCGCAAATCAAATTGGATAAGCTTTTAAAAAATTATCACATACTTATTGTAGATGATAATCGTATAAATAGAATGTCTTTATCAATGATATTATCGAAATATGGTTTCACCATAACCTCTGCAAAAGATGGGTTTGAGGCTTTTGATTTAATTAAAGAAACAGACTTTGACCTCATTTTACTAGATGTCCAAATGCCAGGTATGAATGGATATGAATTAACAGAAAAAGTAAGAAATTTAGGTGAAAAGTATGAAGACCTTGTTATAGTTACTCTAACTGCAAATGCTTTTCAAGATGATGTTAATAAAGGGAAAGCTGTTGGAGTAAATGGCACAATTACAAAACCCATTGATCCAGAAAAAATTATTGTTATAATCAAAGAATATCTAAAATTAGATGTTGACTCTAAACAAAATAGTTTTTCTAAAATTCAAATTCCAAATCATCTAATAAGTTTTAACAGTAACAAGTTTTTACAACATTTTGGAGACTCAAAAGATCTCATAGAGAATCTAGCTGCTTCATATTTAGAGGATTATCAAAATGATATTGACAAAATTGATACAGCTATTGCACAACATGATTTTCTAAGTATTGAAAAAGCCACACATTACTTTATTAGTTCTTGTTCAACTCTATGTGCTGATAGGCTTTATTGGGTATCAGAATATATAAAAAATGAAGCAAAAAATAAAAAAATTTCATCCATTATAGCTTTAAACAAAATATTGAAAGAAGAATCTATAGAATTTGCAAAAACACTTTCGAATTGGATTCATAACAGGAACATATCATGA
- the epsC gene encoding serine O-acetyltransferase EpsC, with translation MFFKCTIKDVNSAKKFDPASPGCIMLYFTYPGVIALRRHRTAHWLWKKGLKTLPRFISYRTRRKTGVDIHPGATIGKGVFIDHGMGVVIGETAVIGDNCVLYHGVTLGANTFEKVDRHPKIGNNVIMYAHATIIGPIHIGDNSIVAANAVVVKDAPANSKLIGVPAHKFQKQNDLSSSFR, from the coding sequence ATGTTTTTTAAATGTACGATTAAAGATGTAAATTCAGCTAAGAAATTTGATCCTGCTTCACCAGGGTGTATCATGTTATATTTTACATATCCGGGTGTTATAGCATTAAGAAGACACAGAACAGCACATTGGTTATGGAAAAAAGGATTGAAAACTTTGCCTAGATTTATCAGTTATAGAACAAGAAGAAAAACAGGTGTTGATATCCATCCAGGAGCTACTATAGGCAAAGGAGTATTTATCGATCATGGCATGGGTGTCGTTATTGGTGAAACTGCTGTTATTGGAGACAATTGTGTTTTATATCATGGAGTTACATTAGGCGCTAATACTTTTGAGAAAGTGGATAGACATCCTAAAATCGGAAATAATGTCATCATGTATGCACATGCAACGATTATTGGACCTATTCATATTGGAGATAATTCGATTGTTGCAGCAAATGCTGTAGTTGTTAAAGATGCTCCAGCAAATAGTAAATTGATTGGTGTACCAGCCCATAAATTTCAAAAACAAAATGATTTATCATCAAGTTTTAGATAA